A stretch of the Alosa alosa isolate M-15738 ecotype Scorff River chromosome 16, AALO_Geno_1.1, whole genome shotgun sequence genome encodes the following:
- the si:ch73-174h16.4 gene encoding leucine-rich repeat-containing protein 14, which produces MVFSLVDLCAKEVVSDHSSSPCWLGSVPRELYGPLLEAAFTYCRPLAIGELVQRWPERALAVGRKRRPGQNPPNRLCVQALLLAVVRGLADKRCALQLLDLCGLQCEDECVEDSMGGWSLTVALCSMVLQATVAAQKGVRKEGERERKRSLETERTRDSAIKRDRGSGGRGIEVEKGSEEELEGKGLKVDRLRDLRVEEGGEVVMGVRRRMEMQKRSGSVDLNRESGDLDPEPVLLHVCADLFVNARSWERMRGALTSQGPLRLHCRYLRVEELPAPSIAALLSLLPEQGLRGLDIRYSSLAVSGLALLLPLLAPFSHLRALKLHYCNLDLHRALPGQEGALKDMSQGLGGLKGLRHLSLTALRLPGHLRLLLSSLSQPLEVLELPYLSLTPADLSYLSCSPHASSLQRLDLSENRLDESSLPSLRRLLSQATLSLAQLSLCGCGLSDGLLATLLPSLSCCRALQSLRLALNPLSLTGLLSLVRTAAGIPSLRLLLYPNPLEEYEAGLPPMPSSAQLLDWPLAEEGEIREAVLFQLEELLRQSGRSSDLFLTSDLLNFTKDLLEVE; this is translated from the exons ATGGTATTCTCTTTGGTGGACCTGTGTGCTAAGGAAGTGGTTAGTGACCATAGTTCGTCGCCGTGTTGGCTCGGTAGTGTGCCCAGAGAATTGTACGGACCGCTTCTTGAGGCGGCGTTCACCTACTGTCGTCCGCTAGCCATTGGCGAATTAGTGCAGCGATGGCCCGAACGTGCTCTGGCCGTAGGAAGGAAGAGACGACCAGGACAAAATCCCCCTAACCGACTCTGCGTCCAGGCGCTGCTGTTGGCTGTTGTGAGAGGATTGGCAGACAAAAG GTGTGCCCTGCAGTTGCTGGATCTATGTGGGTTACAGTGTGAAGATGAATGTGTGGAAGACTCAATGGGTGGCTGGTCTCTCACTGTTGCCCTTTGCTCCATGGTGCTGCAGGCTACAGTTGCTGCCCAGAAAGGTGTTAGAAAAGAGGGGGAacgggagaggaagagaagccTGGAGACTGAGAGAACCAGGGACAGTGCCATAAAGCGGGACCGTGGATCAGGTGGCCGAGGCATAGAAGTGGAGAAGGGCAGTGAGGAGGAGTTGGAGGGCAAAGGGCTAAAGGTGGACCGCCTCCGGGACCTACgagtggaggaggggggagaggttGTGATGGGGGTGAGGAGGCGGATGGAGATGCAGAAGAGGAGCGGTTCAGTAGACCTGAACAGAGAGAGCGGTGACCTTGACCCTGAACCGGTACTGTTGCATGTCTGTGCTGACCTGTTTGTCAACGCCCGGTCTTGGGAGCGCATGCGTGGGGCGCTCACCTCTCAGGGGCCCCTGCGGCTCCACTGTCGCTACCTCCGCGTGGAAGAGCTGCCGGCTCCCTCGATcgctgctcttctctccctcctgcccGAGCAGGGCCTCCGGGGCCTGGACATCCGTTACTCCAGCCTGGCGGTGTCAGGCCTGGCCTTGCTCCTGCCTCTGCTGGCCCCCTTCTCTCACCTGCGCGCCCTGAAGCTTCATTACTGTAACTTGGACCTGCACAGGGCCCTGCCTGGTCAGGAGGGGGCACTCAAAGACATGTCCCAGGGCCTGGGGGGGCTGAAGGGACTCCGTCATCTCAGCCTCACAGCCCTGCGGCTCCCAGGACACCTGCGCTTGCTGCTAAG ctctctctcccaACCCCTTGAGGTGCTAGAACTCCCTTACTTGAGCCTGACACCAGCCGACCTGTCCTACCTGTCCTGTAGTCCCCATGCGTCATCCCTCCAGCGCTTGGACCTGAGTGAGAACCGCCTGGACGAGTCCTCGCTGCCCTCCCTGCGCCGACTCCTCTCCCAGGCCACACTCTCCCTCGCTCAGCTCTCCCTCTGCGGCTGTGGCCTCTCGGACGGCCTGCTGGCGACGCTGCTGCCCTCCCTGTCCTGCTGCCGGGCTCTGCAGAGCCTGAGGCTCGCTTTGAACCCCCTCTCACTCACGGGACTGCTGTCGCTGGTCCGGACGGCCGCAGGGATACCCTCCCTCCGGCTGCTCCTGTACCCCAACCCGCTGGAGGAGTACGAGGCCGGACTGCCCCCCATGCCCTCCAGCGCCCAACTACTGGACTGGCCCTtggcagaggagggggagatCCGGGAAGCCGTTTTGTTTCAACTGGAGGAGCTCCTTAGGCAGAGTGGACGATCTAGTGACCTCTTCCTGACCTCAGACCTGCTGAACTTTACCAAAGATCTCTTGGAGGTTGAGTAG
- the wdr97 gene encoding WD repeat-containing protein 97, whose protein sequence is MSSVGSPPLHMALLGPLLALTFQEPESATYSLAYYHMDNKRRLDHPPKQDHLGCITGLTVNSQHRVFASCSEDGTVRIWNEENHLVRILELFTELDCLAFIGYKEDLLLGIRGNLYYISFSQILPQDLPLQPLCCERFDPVPDLPIPLKASCTSKMRSACSILPEQDQDVTVDPELAALQARNRDLEALQQGELEIRRKPKKRPRALRKRIRKEAFDAYMKLIYKEPVKIDVPEVDTFDLNFTMFPPKPCEERPGTPPTFNEGFFSNQAKKAANNAAQPDQERHKTQISIPEPYTNMGFIPNSALIDQLWPRPEGEDILPPSPEEAEEWKLQEWDSFSSETKFWEYDETEGEESDEEERVLFLHSPKPEITVSPLKPPTPPPVVEESSAIVEKNPKTRQTLPPVKDIKPRPRKVTTPRAPSPPPARTPSPTLPEFLVQFLEEVWFKDIFPDVKRIPASLHPDDFVKQLLEFMKGADTSVKMHLMTALLTLSQQGVLKDSGLVSRGLVACLSHCITPNMTEAELCFAHEMLNMLVCLCANDSAFMVELLVLMAHKQLDFQKTILSLLQKMGLKEDETKLMEELNSWQKTVQGQSDIWQGLRKKADIWLNIWTVKYKEQNRALLLLSSGMMRGIPPVDVLNYFCSLPEITESVSSHVKQGRDKDAVMLPRLAPMSKPIYRLGETYSMSRTRESRGIVLPPLTHRPLLLGFTRFLKLPLAQVLLDPFPYAPDPHCLKPSPRRFFMVEQSYVSYYR, encoded by the exons ATGTCTTCTGTGGGCAGCCCCCCCCTGCACATGGCTCTGCTGGGGCCTCTGCTGGCCCTCACCTTTCAGGAGCCCGAGAGCGCCACCTACAGTCTGGCATATTACCACATGGACAACAAGAGACGCCTGGACCACCCGCCCAAACAGGACCACCTGGGCTGTATcacgg GTCTCACTGTTAATAGTCAGCATCGAGTGTTTGCCTCCTGCAGTGAAGACGGGACTGTACGAATCTGGAATGAGGAGAATCACTTGGTAAG GATACTGGAACTATTTACTGagcttgattgcctagccttcaTTGGCTATAAAGAAGACCTGCTGCTGGGCATCAGAGGAAACCTATACTATATCAGCTTCTCCCAGATACTGCCCCAAGACCTCCCACTTCAG CCGCTGTGTTGTGAGAGATTTGATCCAGTTCCTGATCTGCCAATACCCCTCAAGGCTTCATGTACAAGCAAAATGCG GTCTGCATGTTCCATTCTGCCTGAGCAAGACCAGGATGTGACAGTAGACCCA GAGCTGGCAGCTCTGCAGGCTCGGAACAGAGATTTGGAGGCTCTCCAGCAGGGGGAGCTAGAGATCAGGCGTAAGCCAAAGAAGCGCCCTCGAGCGCTCAGAAAGCGTATCAGGAAGGAGGCGTTCGACGCCTATATGAAACTTATATATAAAGAGCCTGTCAAGATTGat GTACCAGAGGTGGACACATTTGATCTAAACTTTACCATGTTTCCCCCAAAACCTTGTGAAGAACGTCCTGGAACCCCACCGACCTTCAATGAGGGTTTCTTTTCGAACCAGGCCAAGAAGGCAGCTAACAATGCTGCCCAACCAGACCAGGAAAGACACAAG ACCCAGATATCTATCCCCGAACCATACACAAATATGGGCTTCATTCCAAACTCGGCGCTGATAGACCAGCTTTGGCCTAGGCCAGAGGGTGAAGATATTCTGCCCCCCAGCCCGGAGGAGGCAGAAGAATGGAAGCTGCAGGAATGGGACTCTTTTTCCTCCGAGACCAAGTTTTGGGAATACGACGAGACCGAGGGAGAGGAGTCTGATGAAGAGGAGCGGGTGCTGTTCCTGCACTCCCCCAAGCCAGAGATCACAGTGAGCCCTCTGAAACCACCAACACCTCCTCCGGTAGTGGAAGAGTCATCAGCCATCGTAGAAAAAAACcctaag ACGCGGCAGACTCTGCCTCCTGTGAAAGACATCAAGCCTCGACCACGAAAAGTTACTACTCCCCGGGCACCAAGTCCACCACCTGCGCGGACTCCCTCGCCAACTCTCCCCGAGTTCCTTGTGCAGTTCCTTGAAGAAGTCTGGTTCAAGGACATCTTTCCAGACGTCAAG cgtaTTCCTGCATCACTACATCCCGATGACTTTGTCAAGCAGCTGTTGGAGTTCATGAAGGGAGCTGACACCTCTGTTAAGATGCACCTCATGACTGCACTGCTGACTCTGtcccagcagggggtgctgaaGGACTCTGGTCTCGTCTCCAGAGGTTTGGTGGCCTGTCTGAGCCACTGCATCACACCTAACATG acggAGGCAGAGCTTTGCTTTGCCCATGAGATGCTGAACatgctggtgtgtctgtgtgctaatGACAGTGCTTTCATGGTAGAGCTTCTCGTCCTTATGGCTCACAAGCAGTTGGACTTCCA GAAGACTATATTGTCCCTGCTGCAGAAGATGGGACTTAAGGAAGATGAAACAAAACTGATGGAGGAGCTTAATTCCTGGCAGAAAACAGTCCAGGGCCAGTCGGACATTTGGCAAGGGCTGAGAAAAAAAGCTGACATCTGGCTCAACATCTGGACTGTCAAATATAAG GAGCAGAACAGGGCCTTACTTCTACTGAGTTCTGGCATGATGCGGGGTATCCCACCGGTGGACGTGCTCAATTACTTCTGCTCGCTGCCAGAGATCACAGAGTCAGTGTCTTCACATGTGAAGCAGGGCAGGGATAAGGATGCTGTGATGTTGCCTCGTTTGGCGCCCAT gtCCAAGCCGATATATCGACTCGGAGAGACGTATAGCATGTCCAGGACACGCGAGTCACGAG GCATAGTGCTCCCTCCACTGACCCACCGACCCCTACTGCTCGGCTTCACGCGCTTCCTAAAACTGCCCCTGGCTCAAGTCCTGCTGGACCCATTCCCCTACGCGCCGGACCCTCACTGCCTGAAGCCGTCGCCCCGGCGCTTCTTCATGGTGGAGCAGTCGTACGTCAGCTACTACAGATAA